A genomic region of Deinococcus misasensis DSM 22328 contains the following coding sequences:
- a CDS encoding alpha/beta fold hydrolase produces the protein MNVSNVASSKKRWLKWSLLTVGVMALLGAGLAVLTRDLPIPKPSGPYGVGFTETELQTTGGASSRVLALDIWYPARTTEGHAAEPYTTALLNREIAKSMNLPAVLGTITPSYSFRNAPVLEGQHPVVVFNHGFASFTRQNFSNFQELASHGYLVISIGHPGDSLVSRGAQGQPILLNSQSPDHLAVMEAQKDLNVFLDHHANLLEQQRTARDFPSYLQVSQQLAQIAPFLQLKDRIDRWIQDTQGVLDALQTHPQGILSHANAQQVVLMGHSLGGVVTQHFAQHPSAGIRGIINLDAPFIQRDQTWTEMQVPSLNLLSTHNTMKGRDLSLARTLDPLFQHSSAGSHVLEFPNTAHYNFTDLNHVQALRFTPMLGKVDGLKMERWLNTAVLTFLQRLNDPHDPVALQQSLLNDPEVHEVFFRPRRSHD, from the coding sequence ATGAATGTGTCAAATGTGGCATCTTCCAAAAAACGCTGGCTGAAGTGGAGCCTCTTGACTGTGGGTGTGATGGCCCTGCTGGGAGCTGGACTGGCGGTCCTGACACGTGACCTGCCCATTCCCAAACCCTCCGGCCCTTATGGAGTGGGATTCACAGAAACAGAACTCCAGACCACCGGAGGAGCATCCTCCAGAGTCCTCGCTCTGGACATCTGGTACCCTGCAAGAACCACCGAAGGGCATGCAGCAGAACCCTACACCACCGCCCTGCTCAACCGGGAAATTGCAAAATCCATGAACCTTCCGGCTGTGCTGGGAACCATCACCCCTTCTTACAGCTTCAGGAATGCACCTGTTCTGGAAGGACAGCACCCTGTGGTGGTGTTCAACCACGGCTTTGCTTCGTTCACACGTCAGAACTTTTCCAACTTTCAGGAGCTGGCCAGCCATGGGTATCTGGTGATTTCCATCGGGCATCCTGGTGATTCTCTGGTGTCCAGAGGGGCACAGGGCCAACCCATTTTGCTGAACTCCCAGAGCCCAGACCATCTGGCCGTCATGGAAGCACAGAAAGACCTGAACGTTTTTCTGGACCACCATGCCAACCTTCTGGAGCAACAACGCACAGCCAGAGATTTCCCGTCCTATCTGCAAGTCAGCCAGCAACTGGCACAGATTGCACCTTTCTTGCAACTGAAGGACCGCATCGACCGCTGGATTCAGGACACCCAAGGGGTGCTGGACGCCCTTCAGACACACCCACAGGGGATCCTTTCACATGCGAATGCCCAACAGGTGGTGCTGATGGGACACTCTCTGGGAGGTGTGGTGACCCAGCATTTTGCACAACATCCCAGTGCAGGAATTCGGGGCATCATCAATCTGGATGCACCTTTCATTCAGCGGGATCAAACGTGGACAGAGATGCAAGTGCCCAGCCTCAATCTGCTGTCCACCCACAACACCATGAAAGGTCGGGACCTGTCTCTGGCACGCACACTGGATCCCCTGTTCCAGCACAGTTCTGCTGGAAGCCATGTGCTTGAATTTCCCAATACGGCACACTACAACTTCACAGATCTCAATCATGTGCAGGCGTTGCGCTTCACACCCATGCTGGGAAAGGTGGATGGTCTGAAAATGGAACGCTGGCTGAACACCGCTGTGTTAACCTTTCTGCAAAGGCTGAATGACCCCCATGACCCTGTGGCATTGCAACAATCTCTTTTGAACGATCCTGAGGTCCATGAGGTGTTCTTCCGCCCGAGGAGAAGCCATGATTGA
- a CDS encoding bifunctional nicotinamide-nucleotide adenylyltransferase/Nudix hydroxylase gives MRKRKYTFGVFIGRFEPPHNAHLQVMLEGLEAADKLIVVIGSARAARNTKNPFTAEERQEMILQSLLDAGANKNKILFTNVRDYFYNENMWLADVQAGVLNLTRGNTDIALLGHEKDESSYYLRSFPEWAFIPTRVKSPLNSTDLRKIYFEEGVSENLKANVPGAVSRFLTEFQKTEDYQNLKGEHQDIKAYKELWKVAPFPPTFVTTDAVVVKSGHVLLIRRAANPGKGKLAMPGGFLEIDEKLITSCIRELREETGIQIDNIETYLKDQRVFDYPTRSLRGRTITHAFHFDLGIGQLPKVQGLDDASEALWVPISDVFAHPEWFFEDHYIIIEHFLLKN, from the coding sequence ATGCGCAAACGCAAATACACCTTTGGAGTCTTCATCGGACGCTTTGAGCCCCCCCACAACGCCCACCTGCAAGTGATGCTGGAAGGTCTGGAAGCAGCAGACAAGCTGATTGTGGTGATCGGCAGTGCCAGAGCGGCCCGCAACACCAAAAACCCTTTCACTGCAGAAGAACGTCAGGAGATGATCCTGCAATCCCTGCTGGACGCCGGGGCCAACAAGAACAAAATCCTGTTCACCAACGTCCGGGATTACTTCTACAACGAAAACATGTGGCTCGCAGATGTGCAGGCCGGGGTGCTCAACCTCACCAGAGGCAACACCGACATTGCCCTCTTGGGACACGAAAAAGACGAAAGCAGCTACTACCTGCGTTCCTTCCCCGAGTGGGCCTTCATTCCCACCCGCGTCAAATCCCCCCTCAATTCCACCGATCTGCGCAAGATCTACTTCGAAGAGGGGGTCAGCGAAAACCTCAAAGCCAACGTGCCCGGTGCGGTGTCCCGCTTCTTGACCGAATTCCAGAAAACCGAGGACTACCAGAACCTCAAAGGGGAGCATCAGGACATCAAAGCCTACAAGGAACTCTGGAAAGTTGCCCCGTTCCCACCCACCTTCGTCACCACCGATGCTGTGGTGGTCAAAAGCGGACACGTGCTCCTGATTCGCCGTGCAGCCAACCCTGGCAAAGGCAAACTCGCCATGCCCGGAGGATTTCTGGAGATCGACGAAAAACTGATCACCAGTTGCATCCGCGAACTCCGCGAAGAAACCGGCATCCAGATCGACAACATCGAAACCTACCTCAAAGACCAGAGGGTTTTCGATTACCCCACCCGTTCCCTCAGGGGCCGCACCATCACCCACGCTTTTCACTTTGATCTGGGCATCGGACAACTGCCCAAAGTGCAGGGCCTCGATGATGCTTCAGAGGCGCTCTGGGTCCCCATTTCCGATGTGTTCGCCCATCCAGAGTGGTTTTTTGAAGACCACTACATCATCATTGAGCATTTTCTGTTGAAGAATTGA
- a CDS encoding ADP-ribosylglycohydrolase family protein: MGNARGVLYGLAFGDAYGYPTEFLKVPEILKLYPPDGPQDLKSITVSDDTQMALAVSRALVQTERFDVATLEPILRKEFIEWSNSEENTRAPGMTCMRACEKLEQGLPWIKATEMGSKGCGANMRVAPVGLLNLPIETRAGLAQFQAALTHGHPTALAASDATAQAVYFLMHGIAPERLLQTLLDYAEAQLGMYHQDWLGDLWEESQHPAAAYFIARGWRETMDALLRVKEALKNPDFDTDPCLLTGPGWIAEEALATGLYCFLLHPENPREALKRAAVSSGDSDSIACLTGSFLGAYLGDGGFPSDWFERIEYRAELERLARALPLKHEVLV; encoded by the coding sequence ATGGGAAACGCACGAGGCGTGCTCTATGGACTGGCTTTTGGAGATGCTTACGGGTATCCCACCGAATTTCTCAAAGTTCCCGAGATCCTGAAACTTTATCCTCCTGACGGCCCGCAGGATCTGAAAAGCATCACCGTTTCAGACGACACCCAGATGGCTCTGGCAGTTTCGCGCGCATTGGTGCAAACAGAGCGTTTTGATGTGGCCACGCTGGAGCCCATTTTGCGCAAAGAATTCATTGAATGGTCCAACTCCGAAGAGAACACTCGGGCACCTGGCATGACCTGCATGCGGGCCTGTGAAAAGCTTGAACAGGGCTTGCCCTGGATCAAAGCCACCGAGATGGGGTCCAAGGGATGTGGGGCGAACATGCGGGTGGCTCCGGTGGGCCTCCTCAACCTGCCCATCGAAACCCGAGCTGGACTCGCCCAGTTTCAGGCAGCCCTGACCCACGGGCACCCCACCGCTCTGGCTGCCAGCGATGCCACCGCGCAAGCCGTGTACTTCCTGATGCACGGCATTGCCCCAGAGCGCTTGCTGCAAACGTTGCTGGACTACGCCGAGGCCCAGCTGGGCATGTACCATCAGGACTGGCTGGGAGACCTCTGGGAAGAGTCCCAGCACCCTGCCGCCGCTTATTTCATTGCCAGAGGCTGGCGTGAAACCATGGATGCCCTCTTGCGGGTCAAAGAGGCCCTGAAAAACCCCGATTTTGACACCGATCCCTGCTTGCTCACGGGTCCCGGCTGGATTGCTGAAGAGGCTCTGGCAACAGGGCTGTACTGCTTCTTGCTGCATCCAGAGAACCCCAGAGAGGCCCTCAAACGGGCTGCAGTGTCCAGCGGAGACAGCGACTCGATTGCCTGCCTGACCGGAAGTTTCCTCGGGGCGTATCTGGGGGATGGGGGTTTCCCATCAGACTGGTTCGAGCGCATCGAATACCGTGCAGAGTTGGAGCGTCTGGCCCGTGCTTTGCCCCTGAAGCATGAGGTGTTGGTTTAG
- a CDS encoding nicotinate phosphoribosyltransferase, with protein MNFDNIIIDTDSYKASHYLQYPPKTQYIHSYLESRGGKYPYTRFFGLQYLIKRYLTTPVTREMVEEAREIFESHGEPFNYAGWMHIVEAHGGKLPLEVRAVPEGTVVPTHNILMGVVNTDPECYWLVSWFETLLMRVWYPTTVATQSYYLKQIIREALEKSSDDPESEIAFKLHDFGSRGVSSQESAGIGGLAHLTNFMGTDTVAALMFGRKFYNTPMPGFSIPAAEHSSITSWGKEHEVDAYRNMLVQFAKPGKTVAIVSDSYDLKKAINEHWGTTLRDEILESGATVVIRPDSGDPAAMVRMTVRALDAKFGHTINSKGFKVLNAVRVIQGDGINEDSIREILAVLLGEGYSATNVAFGMGGALLQMVNRDTQKFAYKASAGIIDGKYQPIYKDPVTDPGKRSKDGILDLVKRNGKFETLQGKEFGKYSEDSLLRVVYRNGELLIDEALQDIRAR; from the coding sequence ATGAACTTTGACAACATCATCATTGACACCGATTCCTACAAAGCCAGCCACTACCTTCAGTACCCTCCCAAAACCCAGTACATCCACTCCTATCTGGAGTCCAGAGGCGGAAAATACCCCTACACCCGTTTCTTCGGTTTGCAGTACCTGATCAAGCGTTACCTGACCACCCCTGTCACCCGTGAAATGGTGGAGGAGGCCAGAGAAATCTTCGAATCCCACGGCGAACCTTTCAATTACGCGGGCTGGATGCACATTGTGGAGGCCCACGGGGGCAAACTGCCTCTGGAAGTGCGTGCTGTGCCAGAGGGAACCGTGGTGCCCACCCACAACATCCTGATGGGCGTGGTCAACACCGACCCCGAGTGCTACTGGCTGGTCAGCTGGTTTGAAACCCTGCTGATGCGCGTCTGGTACCCCACCACGGTGGCTACCCAGTCCTACTACCTCAAACAAATCATCCGGGAAGCCCTCGAAAAAAGCAGCGACGATCCCGAATCCGAAATTGCCTTCAAACTCCACGACTTTGGTTCCAGAGGGGTCAGCAGTCAGGAAAGCGCAGGCATTGGGGGTCTGGCCCACCTCACCAACTTCATGGGCACCGACACCGTGGCCGCCCTGATGTTTGGCCGCAAGTTTTACAACACCCCCATGCCCGGTTTCAGCATCCCTGCTGCCGAACACTCCAGCATCACCAGTTGGGGCAAAGAGCACGAGGTGGACGCCTACCGCAACATGCTGGTGCAGTTTGCCAAACCCGGCAAAACCGTGGCCATCGTCAGCGACTCTTACGACCTGAAGAAAGCCATCAACGAGCACTGGGGCACCACCCTGCGCGATGAAATTCTGGAAAGCGGAGCCACCGTGGTGATCCGTCCTGACTCAGGTGATCCTGCCGCCATGGTGCGCATGACCGTGCGGGCTCTGGACGCCAAGTTCGGGCACACCATCAACAGCAAAGGATTCAAGGTGCTGAATGCCGTGCGGGTCATTCAGGGAGACGGCATCAACGAAGACAGCATCCGCGAAATTCTGGCTGTTCTCCTCGGAGAGGGATACAGCGCCACCAACGTGGCTTTCGGGATGGGTGGGGCTTTGCTGCAAATGGTCAACCGTGACACCCAGAAATTTGCCTACAAAGCCAGCGCAGGCATCATCGACGGCAAATACCAGCCGATTTACAAAGACCCCGTCACCGATCCCGGCAAACGCTCGAAAGACGGCATCCTTGATCTGGTGAAACGCAACGGCAAATTTGAAACCCTGCAAGGCAAAGAATTTGGCAAGTACAGCGAAGACAGCCTGCTCAGGGTGGTGTACCGCAATGGTGAACTGCTCATTGATGAGGCTCTGCAAGACATCCGCGCCAGATAA
- a CDS encoding SDR family NAD(P)-dependent oxidoreductase, with amino-acid sequence MNSLKPTALITGASGGLGFDFAQLLAQDGHNLILVARSTSKLQNIAQELSRKHGIKVETIAQDLSRIGAGQELWNTLQQKGLQVDVLVNNAGFASYGKFLDLPLHEQLNMMDLNMRTLVELTGLFTPEMVKRGKGRVLNVASTAAFLPGPLMAVYYASKAFVLSFGEALSNELEGTGVTVTTLCPGPFASGFQSRAAMQDSKIVQGKKLPTSLEVAEFGFAAMKKGEPVAIHGVSNYLTAQAPRFLPRTLVTRMVRSAQDRKPA; translated from the coding sequence ATGAACAGCCTCAAACCCACTGCACTGATCACCGGAGCCTCTGGCGGACTGGGCTTCGACTTTGCACAATTGCTGGCGCAGGACGGGCACAACTTGATTCTGGTGGCCCGCAGCACCTCAAAACTGCAAAACATTGCACAGGAGCTTTCCAGAAAACACGGCATCAAAGTGGAAACCATCGCTCAGGACCTCTCCAGAATCGGAGCAGGGCAGGAACTCTGGAACACCCTGCAACAAAAAGGCTTGCAGGTGGATGTGCTGGTCAACAATGCCGGGTTTGCTTCCTACGGCAAATTTCTGGACCTTCCCTTGCATGAACAGCTCAACATGATGGACCTGAACATGCGCACTCTGGTGGAACTGACCGGCCTGTTCACCCCAGAGATGGTCAAGCGAGGCAAAGGTCGGGTGCTGAATGTCGCCTCGACGGCAGCTTTTTTGCCCGGTCCCTTGATGGCGGTTTACTACGCCAGCAAAGCTTTTGTGCTGTCTTTTGGCGAAGCCCTCTCCAACGAATTGGAAGGCACCGGAGTCACCGTAACCACCCTCTGCCCCGGCCCTTTTGCCAGTGGCTTCCAATCCAGAGCCGCCATGCAGGACTCCAAAATCGTGCAGGGCAAGAAACTGCCCACCTCTCTGGAAGTGGCCGAATTTGGTTTTGCAGCCATGAAAAAAGGTGAACCTGTGGCCATTCATGGGGTGTCCAACTACCTGACCGCGCAGGCCCCGCGTTTCCTGCCCAGAACTCTGGTGACCCGCATGGTCAGGAGTGCTCAGGACCGCAAACCGGCTTGA
- a CDS encoding NADAR family protein, producing the protein MMNRILFYRTQEEHGYMSNFSAHRIFLKGKSWRTTEHYFQAQKFAGTEHEEKIRLIESPMKAAEAGRDRKKPLRKDWEEVKEQIMLEALRAKFTQHDDLKAALLATGDAELIEHTANDFYWADGGDGSGKNRLGILLMQVRQELKETHA; encoded by the coding sequence ATGATGAACCGCATTTTGTTTTATCGAACACAGGAAGAACACGGGTACATGAGCAATTTCAGTGCCCACCGGATCTTTTTAAAAGGAAAAAGCTGGCGCACGACAGAGCACTACTTTCAGGCCCAGAAATTTGCAGGCACCGAACACGAAGAAAAAATTCGACTGATCGAAAGCCCCATGAAAGCCGCTGAAGCCGGACGGGACCGCAAAAAGCCCCTCCGCAAAGATTGGGAAGAGGTCAAAGAACAGATCATGCTGGAGGCCTTGCGTGCCAAGTTCACCCAGCATGACGACCTGAAAGCTGCCTTGCTTGCCACTGGAGACGCCGAACTCATTGAACACACCGCCAACGACTTTTACTGGGCCGATGGGGGAGACGGCTCTGGAAAAAACCGCCTCGGGATCCTGCTCATGCAGGTCAGGCAGGAGTTGAAAGAAACCCATGCGTAA
- a CDS encoding endonuclease/exonuclease/phosphatase family protein produces the protein MSKLVLRVLLGLGVVIAALAGVVYALTYHPKERQEETVSCSPEAKPLKAGQKFKVLNWNIQYLAGKGYVFFYDLLDGSGPDVRPSKEAIAQTLDEVVRVIKAENPDVVLLQEVDVGAKRTDFQDQQQLLAERLNYPCVASSYYWKAAFVPHPKIMGAVGMKVVTFSRHQMSEAVRHQLPLIPADPVTQAFNFRRAILEVVLPVEGGEPIHIMNTHLDAFAQGTDAMEKQVLKTRAVLQGAGDRVLIGGDFNLLPDQASRDRLPPEHQAYYNPQTELKQILEIYSSMPSLQEAAARPEQWFTHYPNDPLAKGPDRTIDYFFYGKGLKVLDHRIRNEDTLKISDHLPLVAEFQVQ, from the coding sequence ATGTCAAAACTGGTGCTGCGTGTCCTGCTGGGACTGGGCGTGGTGATTGCTGCTCTGGCTGGAGTGGTGTACGCCCTGACTTACCATCCGAAAGAACGGCAAGAGGAAACCGTTTCCTGCTCTCCCGAGGCCAAACCCCTCAAGGCTGGACAGAAATTCAAGGTGCTGAACTGGAACATCCAGTATCTGGCAGGCAAAGGTTATGTGTTCTTTTATGACCTGCTGGACGGCAGTGGCCCGGATGTCCGCCCTTCAAAAGAAGCCATCGCCCAGACCCTCGACGAAGTGGTGCGGGTCATCAAAGCCGAAAATCCCGATGTGGTGCTGCTGCAAGAAGTGGATGTGGGGGCCAAGCGCACCGATTTTCAGGACCAACAGCAACTCCTTGCAGAGCGTCTGAATTATCCGTGTGTTGCCAGCAGTTACTACTGGAAAGCCGCTTTTGTGCCCCATCCCAAAATCATGGGTGCCGTGGGCATGAAAGTGGTGACCTTCTCCAGACACCAGATGTCGGAGGCTGTCCGTCACCAGTTGCCCCTGATTCCCGCCGATCCGGTCACACAGGCGTTCAATTTCAGACGGGCCATTCTGGAAGTGGTGCTTCCTGTGGAAGGGGGCGAACCCATCCACATCATGAACACCCATTTGGACGCTTTTGCACAGGGCACCGATGCCATGGAGAAACAGGTCCTGAAAACCAGAGCGGTGCTTCAGGGTGCTGGCGACCGTGTTTTGATTGGTGGAGACTTCAATTTGCTTCCCGATCAGGCATCCCGTGACCGACTGCCTCCAGAGCATCAGGCCTATTACAACCCACAAACCGAGCTGAAGCAGATTCTGGAAATCTACAGCAGCATGCCTTCTTTGCAAGAAGCGGCAGCCCGTCCAGAGCAGTGGTTTACCCATTATCCCAACGATCCTCTGGCGAAAGGCCCGGACCGCACCATCGATTATTTCTTTTACGGCAAAGGATTGAAGGTGCTGGACCACCGCATCAGGAACGAAGACACCCTGAAGATTTCGGACCATCTGCCTCTGGTGGCGGAATTTCAGGTGCAGTAA
- a CDS encoding peptidase C39 family protein, with protein sequence MNLKTLPLFLLLTLMTAHAKTTLNTFTPQSFQSSTLKQVQASPVLKLSGKAMNGTLESAEITVPEFDTLILSWNGRAPVGSQITLEARVFTQGHWSRYYTLGIWSEDDRVRKSVNGQKDADARVLTDTLKLSAKGSKYQYRVTLQSSASNLTPELRNVTVMTSSASKMPAYTPNKTVWGKVLDVPVRSQMIYPNGGEAWCSPTSTSMVMKYYGLDLTVPEAARKTFDPVYDGSGNWVFNTALAGQYGLNAYVTRLEHLGEAENWIAQGVPVIISVGWKKGELPNAPLPQSAGHLMVVVGFDKSGNVVVNDPAGKDNTQVRRTYQRATLEKLWVEHSGGTAYIIQKP encoded by the coding sequence ATGAACCTGAAAACCCTGCCTTTGTTTCTGTTGCTGACCCTCATGACTGCACACGCCAAAACCACCTTAAACACCTTCACCCCCCAGAGCTTCCAGAGCAGCACCCTGAAGCAAGTTCAGGCCAGCCCTGTCTTGAAACTCTCTGGAAAAGCCATGAACGGGACTCTGGAGTCTGCCGAGATCACCGTGCCAGAGTTTGACACCCTGATCCTCTCGTGGAATGGTCGGGCACCTGTGGGCAGCCAGATCACGCTGGAAGCAAGGGTTTTCACGCAGGGACACTGGAGCAGGTATTACACCCTTGGCATCTGGTCTGAAGATGACCGGGTGAGGAAAAGTGTGAATGGGCAGAAGGATGCAGATGCCCGGGTCCTGACCGACACCCTCAAGCTTTCAGCAAAAGGCAGCAAGTACCAGTACCGGGTGACCCTGCAGTCGAGTGCCTCCAACCTGACCCCAGAGCTGCGGAACGTCACGGTGATGACCTCCTCTGCTTCCAAGATGCCTGCTTACACCCCCAACAAAACGGTATGGGGCAAAGTGCTGGATGTGCCTGTGCGCTCCCAGATGATTTATCCCAACGGTGGAGAAGCGTGGTGCAGTCCCACCAGCACCAGCATGGTCATGAAGTATTACGGTCTGGACCTGACGGTGCCCGAGGCTGCCCGCAAAACCTTTGATCCTGTTTATGACGGCAGTGGAAACTGGGTGTTCAACACCGCTCTGGCTGGGCAGTATGGCCTCAATGCTTATGTGACCCGTCTGGAACACCTCGGAGAGGCAGAGAATTGGATTGCTCAGGGGGTTCCAGTGATCATCAGTGTGGGATGGAAGAAAGGCGAGTTGCCCAATGCACCTTTGCCCCAATCTGCAGGTCACCTGATGGTGGTGGTGGGTTTTGACAAAAGCGGCAATGTGGTGGTCAACGACCCAGCAGGAAAAGACAACACACAGGTTCGGCGCACTTACCAGAGAGCCACTCTAGAAAAGCTGTGGGTGGAGCACTCTGGAGGAACGGCTTACATCATTCAGAAGCCCTAA
- the pgl gene encoding 6-phosphogluconolactonase, translating to MQYRVSSTPQELGQDAARTFVELYQQAVSERGVFTVALSGGSTPVHLYKALSQTRLDWSRVRFYFSDERTVPADHKDSNHKTAKDHFFDVVGIAPEHVFRMEGELDPQEAASRYAAVLPERLDLCYLGMGDDGHTASLFPDTEALHSSGRVVANFVPKLNTWRITFTFEEINRSRNIHILATGSNKKEVLLEVKNHSGKHPIEQVENPVWYVDGAIAELL from the coding sequence ATGCAATACCGTGTTTCCAGCACCCCACAAGAACTCGGGCAAGACGCTGCCCGGACTTTTGTTGAACTGTACCAGCAAGCCGTTTCCGAAAGGGGCGTGTTCACCGTGGCCCTCTCTGGAGGGAGCACACCGGTGCACCTTTATAAAGCCCTGTCCCAGACCCGTCTGGACTGGTCCAGAGTGCGTTTCTACTTCAGCGATGAACGCACCGTGCCAGCAGACCACAAAGACAGCAACCACAAAACCGCCAAGGACCACTTCTTTGATGTGGTGGGCATTGCTCCAGAGCACGTCTTTCGCATGGAAGGCGAACTGGATCCTCAGGAAGCTGCCAGCCGTTATGCAGCTGTGCTGCCTGAGCGTCTGGACCTCTGCTACCTCGGAATGGGCGACGATGGCCACACCGCCAGCCTGTTCCCAGACACCGAAGCCCTGCACAGCTCTGGTCGGGTGGTGGCCAATTTCGTGCCCAAACTGAACACCTGGCGCATCACCTTCACGTTTGAAGAAATCAACCGTTCCAGGAACATCCACATTCTTGCCACCGGAAGCAACAAAAAAGAAGTGCTGCTGGAAGTCAAAAACCACAGCGGCAAGCACCCCATCGAACAGGTGGAAAATCCGGTGTGGTATGTGGATGGGGCGATTGCTGAATTGCTTTGA
- a CDS encoding glucose-6-phosphate dehydrogenase assembly protein OpcA: MYGPVTTDVRQAPKALEKLWAQTNQEFRTHTGNIVVITELDLQDNVLTALSELNARHAKRQIVGIIDPNQEGVRVEVSLFDQMGRYIERLVMYGHEEHLTGAILPLLQPGVQTYVWWGTYRNPNAELLNELAELADLVIADTVTLNLSQDARYDLTDLNWARTLSWREITAQLFEAPEAAALLNKIEKLDVYYAEGRRRDVIARLYLGWFASRLGWQDLSKITLHPEPADGRGNGEILGFDIKADSATLSARALNTDCVDVNISLSSGTHHNTLHQPTRSIAALLGYVLDGQEDPSVFEESLRNAKAY, from the coding sequence ATGTACGGTCCTGTAACCACCGATGTCAGACAGGCACCGAAAGCGCTGGAGAAACTCTGGGCGCAAACCAATCAGGAATTCCGCACCCACACCGGAAACATCGTGGTCATCACCGAACTGGACTTGCAGGACAATGTGCTGACCGCCCTTTCTGAACTGAACGCCCGGCATGCCAAACGGCAGATCGTGGGCATCATTGACCCCAATCAGGAAGGGGTGCGCGTCGAGGTCAGCCTGTTTGACCAGATGGGCCGCTACATCGAACGTCTGGTGATGTACGGCCACGAGGAGCACCTGACCGGGGCCATCCTGCCCCTTTTGCAACCCGGCGTGCAAACCTACGTCTGGTGGGGCACCTACCGCAACCCCAACGCCGAACTGTTGAACGAACTGGCAGAACTGGCCGATCTGGTGATTGCAGACACCGTGACCCTCAACCTGTCTCAGGATGCCCGTTACGACCTGACCGACCTGAACTGGGCCAGAACCCTCAGTTGGCGTGAAATCACCGCCCAGCTTTTCGAAGCTCCAGAGGCCGCCGCCCTGCTGAACAAAATCGAAAAACTGGACGTGTACTACGCCGAAGGTCGCCGCAGAGATGTGATTGCCCGCCTTTATCTCGGGTGGTTTGCCTCCAGGCTGGGCTGGCAGGACCTTTCTAAGATCACCCTGCATCCAGAGCCTGCCGATGGACGGGGCAACGGGGAAATTCTGGGCTTTGACATCAAAGCAGACAGTGCCACCCTGAGCGCCCGGGCCCTGAACACCGACTGCGTGGATGTGAACATCAGCCTGTCTTCCGGCACCCACCACAACACCCTGCACCAGCCCACCCGTTCCATTGCTGCCCTGCTGGGTTACGTGCTGGACGGTCAGGAAGATCCCAGTGTGTTTGAGGAGTCCTTGAGGAACGCCAAGGCTTACTGA